The Girardinichthys multiradiatus isolate DD_20200921_A chromosome 11, DD_fGirMul_XY1, whole genome shotgun sequence DNA window tctataccggatgcctcctggacgccttcctcgggaggtgttccaggcacgtcccaccgggaggaggcccaggggacggcccaggacacgctggagggactatgtctctcggctggcctgggaacgccttggggtccccctggaggaactggaggaggtgtctggagagagggacgtctgggcgtctctgctgagtctgctgcccccgcgacccggtcccggataagcggaagacgacaagtacgagtacgagtcttTGGAAGTATCAAAGTTAGGCACACTGACACCCTCAGCGTGTGAGATCTATATAATTTACAGCCTTAAAATGTTTGAACTCTCTAATACAGGCATTACACAGATGAACAACAAGCATAGGACAGACTTCTGAGCAGCAGTCGAGTTAACACAAATGTACAAAGGTCACTGAATCCAAAAAACGTACAAATGGCATTTTAAATCAGTTGAACCACTGGATATATGAGTCAATAAATGCAGCTGTCCTTATGGCCAATTTTCCAGGAGAAATCAAGCAAATATAGGGAAGTAAAACGTTTTTTCAAACACATGCAGGTACATTTAGGTtgaaatgaacaaatgacacatggCACAAACATAAACAGGTCCACCTCTGGAATGCATGTTTCTTCGAAGGTCACAGGCATCCTTGAAATGTCAGAGCATCTGGATCTATAAAAGGCCAATCTTTGTGACGGAGCTCAACGCCTGTCACGTTAATCATGTTGCTGTGTGGCCAAACTCGGCAGGAAGGCTGAGGGCATTCCACTCCAGTCCCTTCATTAGTGTCATCACAGGAAGCTCTGGCTGTATCCAGAGCTCAGCTGGTGAGAGCAGGAACAGGAGGAGAGACTGGATGTACTGGACAtgttcaccccccccccccaagcacacacacacacattcactcactcactcactcacacaaagCCCTCTGGTTTGCcatgtttttgtcttctttatTTCGACTTGTCCTACATCACGTTTTCAAACAGCTGCATGGACCTCATCATGTTTTCATCCTGCAGGGAGATAGAAGGTGGATTGATTGCTTTAGTCTTTTCTGTTCCAGAAATATTTGTCAGTAATCCATCTGATAAAAAGTTTTCACATGATAAAAAGTTTTCATTCTTTGAACTttacattaatgtttttgtgatAGATCCAGACAAAGTTTCTTTTTTGATGGTGTTTTTGAGAAAAATCTCTAACTTTTATAGCTGATTCCGGTTAATTTTTCCAACGTATGCATACACATGACAAGCAGCCTCTGTCCCAATACCAAACATGAAATTTTAAGGCAATTCTACTTATAAATTCaagagaaaaatgttaaatgtcagTTTCTTAAGTGtactttctgtctttttttcagGATTTTAAACATTAGCAGAAAATGTAGACAAACTAATTGGCCCTACAAAATATTGGATCTATGACACAAAAAAAGCACTGAAGCATTTCAGAACTGGGTCATTTATAACAGGGACATTTATAACAGCAATTGCAGAACTCCTGATAAACCGATTATgttttctgtaatgcaaaaattCATGAATTTTCTAAAAGAGATCACaaactttaaagctgtgtatttAGACATTTAAACTGGGCTGCATATATGACTATCAGAAGAATACAAATTTGAACTAATAAGACCAGATAACCATATTTGGAATGATacctttttttgtgtgtttttggatATGCACCACACAGATGTCAGACAATACGTACCTCTTGGCAGGCTACAATAAACTCTTCCAAAGTCACCACTCCATCTTTGTTCTTATCCATTTTCTGTAGGGAAATAAAGTGTAATTTGTGGTAATTTAGGGTTGCAATAATGTTCGCTTACGTAAAATAACTGTACAAAACACTgtaacattacaacaaaatgctAAGAATAAACTTGTCTCTGCAATGCAGCAGTTTGGAccactgtcaaaaaaataaataaaaaaataactctGTACAGATCTCATCCTAAAATTATGTTGAATAAGCAGTTTAAAAAGAGGTATATTGAATAAATTCCTCCCTCTAGAACACTGGATTTCCATTAATGTCTCATGGCTGTTTGAGGCTAACAAgttatttctctttttcaaCGTAGATCTGAGCCATATTCAGTCCTCAAAAgatatgcaaatgttttttagatCAGCTGATTTATATAACATTAGTCGAAATAAAGATATTGAAATGAGCTTTGCTTTtgcccacaaaaaaaaaacaaaacacttcagCCATTCCAATCAGTCTTTCTACAGCCAGTCTATAATGGCTAAAAGTGTACTAGAAAAAGTTTATAACTATTGGGTTTTGTTTTGCTCATCTGAAATAGTCAGTTTTAGCTAAAAGTCTGGATTTGTTCAGTCGGTCTAACATCACCCACATAGTAAACAATATGTCTCTCCTATGTTATTAATCTGATggattttaccattttccaACCAAATGTTTCTACATACTTTCACTATCAAAGCTGTCTAAATGCACCAGCTTAAGATGCTGTGTGAAACATACCTGAAAAAAGGCATCCACGTGCTGCTGTGGGACATCTCCCTTTAACACGGGGTAGGTGTACTTGCCCATCATGTCATAAATGGCCCTTACAATCTCTGTCATTTCCTGCATGAGCACAGTTCATGTtggaaacaaaatgtaacaatagacacattgtttaaagtgtaacaGATAAATCTCACCTCCCTGTTTATGTATCCATCTCTGTTGATGTCGTAAAGATGAAATGTCCACTCCAGCTTTTCCCTCAGGGTCCCCCTCAGCAGAAGGGATAAGCCCATCACAAAGTCCTGCCAGCAAAAACAACGGAAACTCAGCATAAATGCTCCAGACACCAcgaaagatttattttcacaggtTTTATTTGGGGTTCAAGCCCAGATAATGTGCCTACTAAGCAGCAGCGTTTTCTGGATCCATTGGAGCATGGAATCCAATAGTAATTGCTCCATTTTTGATTTTAGAGTTCTGTGATAAAATGTATATTGCAGCTGGAAAACAAGTGGATCCTTCCCTTGGAACTCAAGTGCCctgctaaaacaaaaaaatcacaaatcCATCAGCAGGTGGTGCTGTTATTAAGGTTGATTGATCAATAACTCCTTAAGCATAAGTTATCTGTACAAAAACTTTCTATGAAAAGATATGTTGGataatattcctttaaaagGTTGCCTTTTCTGTATAATTTAGCTAAATTATAAAAATCATCAAGCAACATTTCCTCCTATTATTTAGACAGGAGTAGCTGAAAGATTTGCATACTGTTTATAGAGATGAAGTCAAAAGTGGTAAAGGAGTCTACCCAATTTGGCAAACATCCAACACTAGGGTGCACTAGAATTTCAGGAAGTTTAAAACTCATATATGCATACATTTGCAATGTCCTCAAGCTATAATTATTAATCcagccataattaagaatacattcagaaataaataaaaagcttaaTTAATGAATTACTTGCCCAATATATAGTTTGACAAATGCCATTAATtgcaacaaaataacaaaagtaGTTTTCAATAACTGAtcaaaaaattaaacataaactgatattttaatttcacaaactttttgacagaagtgaatttattaatgtatttttttctcacctctttaactttttttttgtattcattCCCTCACCAGTATATTTACAAAAGTTTCACTTAAaacatatgtatttatttttgtattcttttaatttgtAAACAGATCTAACATTCGCCAACCGATTTCTGccttctttttcactttttggtGGCTTTATTGTCTTTTCGGACTCAACATGCATCTGAAAATGCTAAAACAAAGGGGGTGGCTTCTGGAACAGCGGCACCACCTCAGCTTCCCTCTTATTGGCTGTGGTCAAACCTCAAGGAAGAAGGTGCTGAGGGTCCTTCTGCCTGCCTGATTTTAACTTGTGTCATGTTGTTAAAGAGCTTATGCTCGTTGTAGATTTGGTAGTAGAACGTGCTGTTAGTCAGGATAGTTTACTGTATCCTGTTGACTCGTTGAAAGTAAACTGTCATTCAAGGATGATTTCTGTCCTGATTAAGAGTTCAGTTTGTATAACAAAAGGACATGGGTCTGTTTTATAACTACTTGCAGTTCAGGTTTACCTTGAATTTAATGGAGC harbors:
- the kcnip1b gene encoding Kv channel-interacting protein 1b isoform X3, producing the protein MTMVCHRPEGLEQLEAQTNFTKQELQILYRGFKNESPSGVVNEETFKHIYAQFFPHGDASMYAHYLFNAFDTTNNGSIKFKDFVMGLSLLLRGTLREKLEWTFHLYDINRDGYINREEMTEIVRAIYDMMGKYTYPVLKGDVPQQHVDAFFQKMDKNKDGVVTLEEFIVACQEDENMMRSMQLFENVM
- the kcnip1b gene encoding Kv channel-interacting protein 1b isoform X1, yielding MAGCTSRCRQGVQKLIQSLQRLVSGTLTKDKADDELEMTMVCHRPEGLEQLEAQTNFTKQELQILYRGFKNESPSGVVNEETFKHIYAQFFPHGDASMYAHYLFNAFDTTNNGSIKFKDFVMGLSLLLRGTLREKLEWTFHLYDINRDGYINREEMTEIVRAIYDMMGKYTYPVLKGDVPQQHVDAFFQKMDKNKDGVVTLEEFIVACQEDENMMRSMQLFENVM
- the kcnip1b gene encoding Kv channel-interacting protein 1b isoform X2, whose protein sequence is MGAVVGTLTMQTKQRRLSRDKADDELEMTMVCHRPEGLEQLEAQTNFTKQELQILYRGFKNESPSGVVNEETFKHIYAQFFPHGDASMYAHYLFNAFDTTNNGSIKFKDFVMGLSLLLRGTLREKLEWTFHLYDINRDGYINREEMTEIVRAIYDMMGKYTYPVLKGDVPQQHVDAFFQKMDKNKDGVVTLEEFIVACQEDENMMRSMQLFENVM